A single region of the Dehalococcoides mccartyi genome encodes:
- a CDS encoding indolepyruvate oxidoreductase subunit beta, giving the protein MKKFDILIVGVGGQGVILASNVLCDAAMAAGYDVKKTDTLGMAQRGGSVVSHLRFDKEVCSPLIPKGQTDLIIAFEKLESARYMDYLGSQTKAVINDMAMPPASISLGLSKYPADSEILNGYTKLGIEADFIAANDAVKELGNTKMLNIYLLGYAARYLPFGFDILADAIKKRLPSKLLEGNLKALEAGYAASVSQA; this is encoded by the coding sequence ATGAAAAAGTTCGATATACTGATAGTGGGTGTGGGGGGGCAAGGAGTCATACTGGCCAGCAACGTGCTTTGTGATGCGGCTATGGCTGCCGGCTATGATGTTAAAAAGACCGATACCCTTGGCATGGCTCAACGCGGCGGGAGTGTAGTAAGTCACCTTCGTTTTGATAAAGAAGTTTGTTCTCCCCTTATCCCCAAAGGGCAGACCGATTTGATAATCGCCTTTGAAAAACTGGAATCTGCCCGATATATGGATTATCTGGGTTCGCAGACCAAGGCTGTAATAAACGATATGGCTATGCCGCCGGCTTCGATAAGTCTCGGCCTTTCAAAATACCCTGCGGATTCCGAAATACTAAATGGTTATACAAAGCTGGGCATTGAGGCAGATTTCATAGCCGCAAATGATGCTGTTAAAGAGTTGGGTAATACCAAGATGCTGAACATTTACCTTCTGGGATATGCTGCCCGTTATCTGCCGTTTGGTTTCGACATATTGGCCGATGCCATCAAAAAACGCCTGCCGTCTAAATTACTTGAGGGGAACTTAAAGGCACTTGAAGCCGGATATGCAGCCTCAGTAAGTCAAGCTTAG
- a CDS encoding CBS domain-containing protein, whose amino-acid sequence MENIIVSELCEKISEKRMVRDDMGIEHAIKAFAFHSHTHVLFVVNKEGVLTGIVKLKQLLEWVKVKLNIVSEKHMVTRSDAFEVLRLSQSCTIKEITSGVVSVKQTDTIAHAINLMADKEMVEMPVIDEAGKLAGELRISDLLSKLLGDIASTESDNTCSLS is encoded by the coding sequence TTGGAAAATATTATTGTCAGTGAACTATGTGAAAAAATATCTGAAAAACGAATGGTCAGAGACGATATGGGTATTGAGCATGCCATAAAGGCTTTTGCTTTTCACTCACATACACATGTTCTGTTTGTTGTAAACAAAGAAGGTGTTTTAACAGGTATTGTCAAACTCAAGCAGCTGCTTGAGTGGGTAAAGGTAAAGCTGAATATAGTTTCTGAAAAACATATGGTTACCCGTTCAGATGCTTTTGAAGTACTGCGGCTCAGCCAGTCATGTACTATTAAAGAAATAACTTCCGGAGTTGTAAGCGTAAAGCAAACGGACACTATTGCCCATGCCATAAACCTGATGGCAGACAAAGAAATGGTGGAAATGCCGGTAATTGATGAGGCTGGCAAACTGGCAGGTGAACTGAGGATTTCGGACTTGCTTTCCAAACTGCTTGGGGATATAGCATCCACCGAATCAGATAATACCTGTTCGCTCAGCTAA
- a CDS encoding iron-sulfur cluster assembly scaffold protein: protein MTLYFEKVMEYFVNPLNSGEMENPDGIGRAGNDICGDVTEFYIRVKDNHLVEVKFKTYGCGAAVAISSLVSLMATDKTIEEALKIDNKAVEAEIKGLPQNRNHCSQMGPQALHSAIADYKSKVQSRG from the coding sequence ATGACTTTGTACTTTGAAAAGGTTATGGAATACTTTGTTAATCCTCTTAATTCCGGTGAAATGGAAAATCCTGACGGTATAGGCAGAGCCGGCAACGATATTTGCGGTGATGTTACCGAATTTTACATAAGAGTCAAAGATAACCATTTGGTAGAAGTGAAGTTCAAGACTTATGGCTGCGGTGCGGCCGTGGCTATATCCAGTCTGGTAAGCCTGATGGCTACTGATAAGACAATTGAAGAAGCCCTGAAGATTGATAACAAGGCGGTAGAGGCTGAAATAAAAGGATTACCACAAAACCGTAACCACTGTTCCCAAATGGGGCCGCAGGCCTTGCACAGTGCTATCGCCGATTATAAAAGTAAAGTTCAGTCCAGAGGTTAA
- a CDS encoding SHOCT domain-containing protein, with protein MMFDWSSAGWGWMIFGGIFMLIFWCAIIGVIIWGIIHLTKKGQNPSSGSTATEKTHYMDVLKERYAKGEITKAEFDQMKKDLLS; from the coding sequence ATGATGTTTGATTGGTCAAGTGCTGGCTGGGGCTGGATGATTTTTGGCGGTATTTTCATGCTGATTTTCTGGTGTGCTATCATCGGCGTTATTATCTGGGGGATTATACACCTTACCAAAAAAGGACAAAATCCATCTTCAGGTTCAACGGCAACCGAAAAAACTCATTATATGGATGTATTGAAAGAGCGCTACGCAAAAGGTGAAATAACCAAAGCGGAATTTGATCAGATGAAAAAGGATCTCCTGTCCTAG
- a CDS encoding heavy metal translocating P-type ATPase translates to MSENKRPDALPKIIIGISGMSCTRCAASIEARLSKTAGVINPKLNFASGKLIFSYDPSVINLSDIKAIITDLGYGIISNKSIFPIKGLHCTSCAARAEKALINTSGVINAGVNLANQTASIEYLDYISFRELSQSISNIGYELLPEETPRDEISHSEATETRQLKRELSVALVLGISLMIIGFLPAFGGKEFIMFLLATPVQFWAGLRFYRGAFAALKNRTTDMNTLIALGTSAAYLYSMIALVFPPLFDSPLLEKHLYFDTSAMIIALILTGRFLESRARGRTSDAIRRLIGLQPSTASIIKDGKEILVSINEVMAGDKIIIRPGERLPVDGLILEGYSSLDESMVTGESIPAEKKAGDNVIGGTFNQTGAFTYEAQKVGADTALARIIRLVEEAQGSKAPIQRLADKIASVFVPVVIGISVLTFIFWLFFGPEPAFTYAFLNLITVLIIACPCALGLATPTALIVGMGKGAENGILIRSAVALEKIHKLDTIVLDKTGTLTRGKPVLSNLVSHRFDKDAFLTLVASAEQFSEHPLAKAVLKEAGRKKLALTNPAEFSALPGAGLKATVNSEQILIGNTTLMQSHNISLAEYQSEADKLWEAGESLIFVAANGKLEGIVAVRDILKRESAAVISELKAHKLNTIMLTGDNHRAAKRIADELGIDQYVAEIKPEDKSKLIQDLQNKGRLVAMVGDGINDAPALAKADVGIAIGTGTDIAMETGDITLISGDLFGITKAILLSKATFNTIRQNLFWAFFYNIILIPVAAGVLYLFFSQNGVPQSLHFFLGEYGFLNPILAALAMAISSLTVVGNSLRLRGIKLSTYLKH, encoded by the coding sequence ATGTCTGAAAATAAGCGGCCGGATGCTCTGCCCAAGATAATTATAGGTATAAGCGGCATGTCATGTACCAGATGTGCCGCCAGCATCGAAGCGCGTTTATCAAAAACGGCTGGTGTAATAAACCCTAAACTTAATTTTGCCTCCGGTAAGCTCATTTTTAGTTATGATCCGTCTGTTATCAATCTGTCAGATATAAAGGCCATTATTACCGATTTAGGTTACGGTATTATCAGTAATAAATCTATTTTCCCCATAAAAGGCCTTCATTGTACGTCCTGTGCAGCCAGAGCCGAAAAGGCTCTGATAAATACAAGCGGTGTAATTAATGCAGGTGTTAATCTGGCCAACCAGACTGCCAGCATAGAATATCTGGATTATATTTCTTTCCGCGAACTCAGCCAGTCCATAAGCAATATCGGCTATGAACTATTGCCCGAAGAAACACCTCGGGATGAAATTTCTCACTCAGAAGCTACTGAAACCCGGCAATTAAAACGGGAACTTTCAGTAGCTTTGGTGCTGGGAATAAGCCTTATGATTATAGGATTCTTGCCAGCTTTTGGCGGCAAGGAATTTATTATGTTTTTGCTGGCTACGCCAGTGCAATTCTGGGCGGGACTGCGTTTTTACCGCGGGGCATTTGCCGCCTTGAAAAACCGCACCACAGATATGAATACCCTTATAGCGCTGGGTACTTCCGCTGCCTACTTGTATAGTATGATAGCTTTGGTGTTCCCGCCTTTATTTGATTCACCTTTGCTGGAAAAACACTTGTATTTTGATACATCCGCTATGATTATCGCCCTTATCCTGACCGGACGTTTTCTGGAATCCCGTGCTAGAGGCCGTACTTCTGATGCCATTCGCCGTTTGATTGGTCTTCAGCCAAGTACAGCCTCAATTATAAAAGACGGCAAAGAAATTTTGGTAAGTATAAACGAAGTAATGGCAGGCGACAAAATTATTATTCGCCCGGGTGAAAGACTACCCGTGGACGGGCTGATACTGGAAGGTTATTCCAGCCTGGACGAATCTATGGTAACCGGCGAAAGTATTCCGGCTGAAAAAAAAGCGGGGGATAATGTTATCGGCGGTACGTTTAACCAAACAGGTGCGTTCACTTACGAAGCTCAAAAGGTGGGAGCGGATACCGCACTTGCCCGTATAATACGGCTGGTTGAGGAAGCTCAGGGAAGCAAAGCTCCCATTCAGCGTTTGGCGGATAAAATAGCCTCGGTATTTGTGCCTGTAGTTATAGGAATCTCCGTTTTAACTTTTATTTTCTGGCTTTTTTTCGGGCCGGAACCTGCCTTCACTTATGCTTTTTTAAACCTTATTACAGTATTGATTATAGCCTGCCCGTGCGCATTAGGTTTGGCCACACCTACAGCCCTTATTGTCGGTATGGGCAAAGGAGCTGAGAACGGCATACTTATCCGCAGCGCAGTAGCTCTGGAGAAAATACACAAACTGGATACTATAGTACTGGATAAAACAGGCACACTGACACGCGGCAAACCGGTGTTGAGCAATCTGGTAAGCCACCGTTTTGATAAAGATGCCTTTTTAACTCTGGTTGCCTCTGCCGAACAGTTTTCCGAACACCCTTTAGCCAAAGCTGTTTTAAAAGAGGCCGGGCGTAAAAAACTTGCACTTACAAATCCTGCGGAATTTTCAGCTTTGCCCGGTGCAGGGTTAAAAGCTACAGTTAACAGCGAGCAGATACTCATAGGAAACACAACCCTGATGCAGTCTCATAATATATCTCTGGCCGAATACCAATCTGAAGCTGACAAACTTTGGGAAGCGGGTGAAAGCCTGATTTTTGTGGCGGCAAACGGGAAACTCGAGGGTATTGTAGCCGTAAGGGATATATTGAAACGGGAATCAGCTGCCGTTATTTCCGAACTAAAAGCACATAAACTTAATACAATCATGCTAACAGGTGATAATCACCGGGCAGCCAAGCGCATTGCAGATGAACTGGGTATAGACCAATACGTAGCTGAAATAAAACCCGAAGACAAATCCAAACTTATACAAGATCTGCAAAACAAAGGCCGTTTAGTAGCTATGGTGGGAGACGGCATAAATGATGCTCCGGCACTTGCCAAGGCTGATGTGGGTATCGCCATTGGCACAGGCACCGATATAGCCATGGAAACCGGTGATATTACCCTTATTTCCGGTGACCTTTTTGGCATCACCAAAGCCATCCTGCTCAGCAAGGCGACTTTTAATACCATACGCCAAAACCTCTTCTGGGCATTTTTCTACAATATTATCCTTATACCCGTAGCTGCAGGTGTACTTTATCTGTTTTTCAGCCAGAACGGTGTTCCTCAATCACTGCATTTCTTTCTGGGTGAATACGGTTTTCTAAACCCTATACTGGCAGCTCTAGCTATGGCTATAAGTTCTCTGACTGTAGTTGGCAATTCCCTCCGTCTGCGCGGTATAAAACTAAGTACCTATCTAAAGCATTAA
- a CDS encoding Hsp20/alpha crystallin family protein — translation MTLERWQPGWSLRPWRPFREVLSPGLWNMLTNERDWLPATEMLELKDKYLIKAEMPGINEEDIEVSVSDNVLTIKGEKKCTSEISEENYYFSERSYGSFSRSMTLPNNTSLQNIAATLDNGILEISIPKISEAKAKKVSVTKTAKSKKADINTKPAKPKTKS, via the coding sequence ATGACTCTGGAAAGATGGCAACCCGGTTGGTCACTCCGTCCCTGGCGTCCTTTCCGAGAAGTACTCAGTCCAGGCCTCTGGAATATGCTGACCAATGAGCGTGACTGGCTGCCGGCCACTGAAATGTTAGAGCTTAAAGACAAATATCTAATAAAAGCCGAGATGCCCGGAATAAATGAAGAAGATATTGAAGTCTCTGTATCTGACAATGTCCTCACTATAAAAGGTGAAAAAAAATGCACCAGCGAAATATCAGAGGAAAACTATTACTTCAGTGAGAGAAGCTATGGCAGTTTCTCACGCTCCATGACTTTACCCAACAACACCAGCCTCCAGAATATTGCCGCCACTCTGGATAACGGCATTCTGGAAATCAGCATCCCCAAAATATCCGAGGCCAAAGCCAAAAAGGTTTCGGTAACCAAAACTGCCAAATCCAAAAAAGCGGATATAAATACCAAGCCCGCAAAACCTAAAACAAAATCCTGA
- a CDS encoding ferritin-like domain-containing protein: MEKPRIIELLKRDMEDEHGAIIQYLGHAYAIGEGEVACEIEAIAREEMRHLDWLAEAITDLGGELSFKRGMMDMTGKTVSEWMQANVGLENGAIAQYREHIKLIDNLKIKRLLERILSDEESHQGDFKHFVEKTLREKMTDKRGNTTDTNTENLSWGIKHEYTVIIQYLLQSYAAKNEKTRKELQDQAVNEMQHMGWLSEKMIDKKGRPHLEHDKFEKTLEHNTMLKADIELEHKVADKYEQSAAQSTEGDVKELFRKLAAHERYHAEIFKDLLE; this comes from the coding sequence ATGGAAAAACCCCGAATAATAGAGCTGTTAAAAAGAGACATGGAGGATGAACACGGAGCCATTATCCAGTATTTAGGTCACGCATATGCTATAGGCGAAGGCGAAGTAGCGTGCGAAATAGAAGCCATTGCCCGTGAGGAAATGCGTCATCTGGACTGGCTTGCAGAAGCCATCACAGACTTGGGGGGAGAATTAAGTTTCAAACGCGGCATGATGGATATGACAGGCAAAACTGTATCCGAGTGGATGCAGGCTAATGTGGGGCTTGAAAACGGTGCTATTGCCCAATACCGCGAACATATAAAGCTTATTGATAACCTCAAGATTAAACGTTTGCTTGAGCGTATACTTTCGGACGAAGAGTCTCATCAGGGTGACTTCAAGCATTTTGTTGAGAAGACTCTGCGCGAAAAAATGACAGATAAGCGCGGAAACACCACCGATACTAACACTGAAAATTTGAGCTGGGGCATAAAACACGAATATACGGTTATTATCCAATACCTTCTTCAGTCATATGCGGCTAAAAACGAAAAAACCCGAAAAGAGTTGCAAGATCAAGCTGTAAATGAAATGCAGCATATGGGCTGGCTGTCCGAAAAGATGATAGATAAAAAAGGCCGTCCTCACCTGGAGCATGATAAATTTGAAAAGACTCTTGAACACAATACAATGCTCAAGGCAGATATAGAGTTGGAACACAAGGTGGCTGATAAATATGAACAATCTGCTGCCCAGTCAACAGAGGGGGATGTTAAAGAACTTTTCCGAAAACTGGCTGCCCACGAACGCTACCATGCAGAAATATTTAAGGACCTTTTAGAATAA
- a CDS encoding superoxide dismutase, with translation MYTARDYSSLIGLEGFSDTLLRNHFTLYQGYVNNTNKLSDTLKTMLTEGKTATPEYAELKRRFGFEYNGMRLHEYYFSNLGTSAPLSESNKLYQAISAEFGSYQLWEADFKATAAMRGIGWVVLYKDSQTGRLFNQWINEHETGHLAGLSPILVIDVFEHAFITDYGLKRADYISAFIKNTNWAEAEKRFKA, from the coding sequence ATGTATACAGCCCGTGATTATTCGTCCCTGATAGGTCTCGAAGGATTTTCTGATACACTCCTTAGAAATCACTTTACCTTATATCAGGGTTATGTAAACAACACTAATAAACTTTCAGATACCTTAAAAACTATGCTCACCGAGGGTAAAACAGCTACTCCAGAATATGCCGAACTCAAACGCCGATTTGGGTTTGAGTATAACGGTATGCGTCTGCACGAGTATTACTTTTCTAATCTGGGTACTTCTGCACCCCTATCCGAATCAAACAAACTTTACCAGGCAATATCAGCAGAGTTTGGCAGCTACCAGCTCTGGGAAGCAGACTTTAAGGCTACTGCCGCAATGCGGGGAATAGGCTGGGTAGTACTCTATAAAGATTCCCAGACAGGGCGGCTTTTTAACCAATGGATAAACGAACATGAGACCGGGCATCTGGCAGGTTTGTCTCCGATATTGGTCATAGACGTATTTGAACATGCCTTTATTACAGATTACGGTTTGAAACGGGCGGATTATATTTCCGCCTTCATTAAGAACACAAACTGGGCTGAAGCGGAAAAACGCTTTAAGGCATAA
- a CDS encoding zinc ribbon domain-containing protein, translated as MSPKKNPNMPVTILSVFLAVAVIAAGFLGYKYIDDSNTINTQQETISGLNADKSSLQSDLSAAQSTIQDVNGQLSSTQSQLATAEEDLAAIQAKYPLRNFESLNKLQLWASSHKQTDYNYADDQYATALAIQQAAMEDGYLVSACISWGHATGYSYVICEAMVGTTVYYWFPQDGIVKIYMADIPVD; from the coding sequence ATGTCCCCGAAAAAAAATCCCAATATGCCGGTTACCATACTTTCTGTATTTTTGGCAGTGGCGGTAATTGCTGCCGGATTTTTGGGCTATAAATATATAGATGACAGCAATACCATTAATACCCAGCAGGAGACAATTTCAGGGCTAAATGCAGACAAATCAAGTTTGCAGTCAGATTTATCTGCCGCTCAATCCACTATTCAAGACGTGAATGGGCAGCTTAGCTCAACCCAATCACAACTGGCAACTGCCGAAGAAGATCTAGCCGCTATTCAGGCAAAATACCCGCTGAGAAACTTTGAGTCACTTAACAAGCTTCAGCTTTGGGCCAGCAGCCATAAGCAGACTGATTATAATTATGCTGATGACCAATATGCTACTGCTTTGGCAATTCAACAGGCGGCAATGGAAGACGGGTATCTGGTCTCTGCCTGTATATCTTGGGGACATGCAACAGGGTACTCTTATGTGATTTGTGAAGCCATGGTGGGTACAACTGTTTATTATTGGTTCCCTCAGGATGGCATAGTAAAAATATATATGGCAGATATACCGGTTGATTAA
- a CDS encoding Smr/MutS family protein, producing the protein MLPQYCPHMGMMLRYLVPYNLKRSRPDNVPNEISLRHLTVDEALPAFKQYLNDAFMAGHMVIKIIHGKSGGVIRGLVWEELKGHSLVQSYRLGEYGEGGSGVTIAYLERR; encoded by the coding sequence ATGTTACCGCAATATTGCCCGCATATGGGCATGATGCTAAGATATCTTGTGCCGTACAACTTGAAGCGAAGCCGCCCGGACAACGTGCCCAATGAAATAAGCCTTCGTCATCTGACTGTTGATGAAGCTCTGCCGGCGTTTAAACAATACTTGAATGATGCGTTTATGGCTGGGCATATGGTTATAAAAATTATACACGGCAAAAGCGGCGGAGTGATACGCGGGCTGGTCTGGGAAGAGCTGAAAGGGCATTCTCTTGTACAGTCTTATCGCTTGGGAGAATACGGCGAGGGTGGTTCGGGTGTGACAATTGCTTATCTGGAGCGGCGTTAA
- the hisF gene encoding imidazole glycerol phosphate synthase subunit HisF, with amino-acid sequence MKPVKIIPCLDVKDNRIVKEIKFADMADAYDPAEAAFIYSTQWADELAFLDLTATLENRPIHTDWIKNILSKSGLPLIAGGGISKLSDIESLLAIGVSKIALNTVTPQTKSFVSDAAARFGNEQIIVAIDGIKNPPGYGRPRLETVMPNGDVKPKLELVSWAKQMEAQGAGAILLTSKDADGTKDGYDLEMTRAVAQSVKIPVIASGGAGKLEDMYTAVTEGEAQAVLAASVFHSGIIKIPELKKYLHSKGIPVNMPH; translated from the coding sequence GTGAAACCCGTAAAGATTATTCCTTGTTTAGACGTTAAAGATAACCGCATAGTTAAGGAAATAAAATTTGCCGATATGGCAGACGCTTATGACCCGGCTGAAGCGGCTTTTATTTATTCCACTCAATGGGCAGATGAGCTGGCGTTTCTGGATTTGACGGCCACGCTTGAAAATAGGCCTATTCATACGGACTGGATAAAAAATATACTATCTAAAAGCGGCTTGCCCTTGATTGCAGGCGGCGGTATCAGTAAATTAAGTGATATTGAAAGTTTACTGGCAATAGGTGTAAGTAAAATAGCTCTAAATACTGTTACTCCTCAAACCAAATCATTTGTCAGTGATGCTGCAGCCAGATTTGGTAATGAACAGATAATAGTAGCTATAGACGGCATTAAAAACCCGCCAGGGTATGGACGCCCAAGACTTGAAACTGTTATGCCAAATGGAGATGTCAAACCTAAACTGGAATTGGTAAGTTGGGCAAAGCAAATGGAAGCGCAAGGGGCAGGTGCCATCTTGCTTACCAGCAAGGATGCTGACGGCACTAAAGACGGCTATGATTTAGAAATGACCAGAGCTGTTGCCCAGTCTGTCAAAATACCGGTAATTGCCTCCGGTGGTGCAGGCAAACTTGAGGATATGTATACTGCGGTGACCGAAGGCGAAGCTCAGGCGGTGCTGGCAGCTTCAGTTTTTCATTCCGGTATCATAAAAATACCTGAACTAAAAAAATATTTGCATTCAAAGGGTATTCCAGTAAATATGCCGCATTAA
- a CDS encoding DUF128 domain-containing protein: MNKNLTQRMNLIKQDGREVEREKLAILRVLASCQTPVGSKIIARRLKNEYGVDLSERAVRYHLILLDERKMTCKISRRDGRSITQLGLEELENAMVTDKVGFVIDKIERLAYMTDFDLDTLSGMVPVNISFFAKDQFKPALRSMAQAYKANLCVSDLVCIVHEGDKISDITVPAGQVAFATVCSIVINGTLLKAGIPMDSRFGGTLQFHQHKPWRFTDMIYYTGSSLDPSEIFIASRMTSVSEVARRGEGKVLCNFREIPAVSLPLAEKIIAKLKNAGINGVLMMGEAGKSVCEMPVGLNKVGMIMMGGLNPVAAAVESNIPAASHAMSGLVPYSSFTSYWEAAGIKKPV, from the coding sequence ATGAATAAAAACCTTACACAGAGGATGAACTTGATAAAACAAGACGGGCGCGAAGTAGAACGTGAGAAATTAGCCATTTTACGGGTTTTGGCCAGCTGCCAGACACCAGTTGGCAGTAAAATCATTGCCCGCCGCCTGAAAAATGAATACGGGGTTGACCTTTCGGAACGGGCAGTCCGTTATCATCTGATACTGCTTGACGAAAGGAAGATGACCTGCAAGATTAGCCGCCGTGATGGCAGAAGCATTACCCAACTGGGTCTTGAAGAGCTGGAAAATGCCATGGTCACCGACAAAGTGGGCTTTGTCATTGACAAAATTGAACGGCTGGCCTACATGACCGATTTTGATCTGGATACCCTAAGCGGCATGGTGCCGGTAAATATTTCTTTTTTTGCCAAAGACCAGTTTAAACCCGCTCTCAGGTCCATGGCACAGGCCTACAAAGCCAATTTATGCGTAAGTGATTTAGTGTGTATTGTTCATGAGGGAGACAAGATTTCGGATATCACCGTTCCTGCCGGTCAGGTAGCTTTCGCTACTGTCTGCTCTATCGTGATAAACGGCACTCTTCTCAAGGCCGGTATCCCCATGGATTCCCGCTTTGGAGGTACTCTGCAGTTTCACCAGCATAAACCGTGGCGATTTACAGACATGATTTACTATACAGGATCTTCACTTGACCCGTCTGAAATATTTATTGCCAGCCGAATGACCAGTGTTTCAGAGGTAGCCCGAAGGGGTGAGGGGAAAGTTCTCTGCAATTTCCGTGAAATACCTGCTGTAAGCCTGCCGCTGGCTGAAAAAATAATAGCAAAGCTGAAGAATGCCGGAATAAACGGAGTACTTATGATGGGAGAAGCCGGCAAATCAGTTTGTGAAATGCCGGTAGGTTTGAACAAAGTCGGCATGATAATGATGGGCGGGCTTAATCCAGTAGCCGCAGCGGTTGAGAGCAACATACCGGCTGCCAGCCATGCTATGAGCGGTTTAGTACCTTACAGCAGTTTTACAAGCTACTGGGAAGCAGCAGGGATTAAGAAACCTGTTTAA
- the mtaB gene encoding tRNA (N(6)-L-threonylcarbamoyladenosine(37)-C(2))-methylthiotransferase MtaB, with protein MFNIALDTLGCKLNQAETEAIGREFAEAGYRLVSPQDNWDIYILNTCTVTHVADRKARYQVRIARRHNPNGFICLTGCYAENGGDGITCPDANLILDNERKADIVAEIVRLFPLEVSAKALYEHGRTRSFIKIQDGCDNFCSYCIVPFVRRNKSCRGIDEIISEINLRQAEGYQEIVLTGTEIGEYASSGFNLAGLIKSILECTYIPRLRLSSLQPNEITPQLLALWQNPRLCNHFHIALQSGSDRILSFMQRPYVLTDYTRTLESIRACLPDTAVTTDVIIGFPGETDEDFLLSLRYVEKAGFARVHPFPYSERPGTLASTMSGKLDPAVIKTRLLQMMFVAKNASLQHRRQKIGMERDVLWENKTRGGLWFGYTPDYIRVYGKFNQKPVNTISRVKLGKIHTDGILATEIYPQA; from the coding sequence ATGTTTAATATAGCTTTAGATACACTGGGGTGCAAGCTGAATCAGGCTGAGACAGAGGCTATTGGGCGTGAATTTGCGGAGGCAGGCTACCGCCTGGTCAGCCCGCAGGATAACTGGGATATTTATATTCTGAATACCTGCACAGTTACCCATGTGGCAGACCGCAAAGCCCGTTATCAGGTACGTATTGCCCGCCGTCACAATCCAAACGGGTTCATTTGCCTGACCGGGTGTTATGCCGAAAACGGGGGAGATGGAATAACTTGCCCGGATGCCAACCTGATACTGGATAACGAGCGGAAAGCAGATATTGTTGCTGAAATTGTTCGCCTTTTCCCGCTGGAAGTTTCTGCTAAGGCTTTATATGAGCATGGGCGGACACGCAGTTTTATAAAAATACAGGACGGATGTGATAACTTTTGTTCATATTGCATTGTACCGTTTGTCAGGCGGAATAAGAGCTGCCGTGGGATTGACGAAATAATCAGCGAAATAAACCTAAGGCAAGCTGAAGGGTATCAGGAGATTGTGCTTACAGGTACGGAGATAGGCGAGTACGCATCTAGTGGGTTTAATCTGGCAGGCTTGATTAAATCTATACTGGAATGTACTTACATACCCCGTTTGCGGTTATCGTCATTACAACCGAATGAAATCACACCACAGCTTTTAGCCCTATGGCAAAATCCGCGGTTGTGTAACCATTTTCACATAGCTTTGCAAAGCGGCAGTGACCGCATATTAAGTTTTATGCAACGCCCATACGTTTTGACTGATTATACCCGCACACTAGAGAGTATACGTGCTTGTCTTCCGGATACGGCTGTTACTACAGATGTAATAATTGGGTTTCCGGGTGAAACTGATGAAGATTTTTTACTAAGCTTGAGATATGTGGAGAAAGCAGGTTTTGCAAGGGTGCATCCTTTCCCATATTCCGAGCGTCCTGGTACTCTTGCATCAACTATGAGTGGAAAATTAGACCCTGCGGTTATAAAAACACGTCTTTTACAGATGATGTTTGTGGCAAAAAATGCGAGTCTGCAGCATCGCAGACAAAAAATTGGCATGGAAAGAGATGTACTCTGGGAGAATAAGACGCGAGGCGGACTTTGGTTTGGATATACCCCTGATTATATAAGGGTATACGGCAAATTCAACCAAAAACCGGTTAATACCATCTCAAGAGTGAAACTGGGAAAGATACATACGGATGGGATATTGGCAACCGAAATATACCCGCAGGCTTAA